The genomic stretch aaacaattgtcCCATAGAGAGAAACTGCGAGTGGCCTTACGAGGCAAGTGAGGCTGGCGTGGCTCCCCgtcctcccagcagctggggaggctgaggcaggaggattgcgagttcaaagccagcctgagcatcTGAGACACTGAgctactcagcaagaccctgtctctaaataaaatatttttaggaggactgaggctgtgactcagtggtttaagtggccctgggttcaatctctggtaccaaaaaaaaaaaaaaaaaaaaaaggaaagtaagtgaaaaaagggagaagaaatgtgttggttttgcttttcttGGTTGCAGACGATGCAATccctttgttttaattatttgtttttgtgtggtgctgagaatggagcccagggcctcccaccagtgaactccatcactgagccacaccccagccccatgaaACATGAGCAATCTGCTGGACAATGCACTTGACAGAGAACGAAAGTCCTGAAATAAAGGTGGGAAGGGGTTGGCGGGCAAGTCACAGGGGGACAAACAGAAGAGGCAAATCAATGTGAGGAAAGACACCACAGGAATATAGAGCAAGACAGGTGTCAACTGAGCCCTGTACCAGCTTCGTGGGGTGTGACTGACAGGCATGCGTGGCACTTGTTCAGAGTGCAAGACTCACCCAGCCAGCACAGCCAGGGTTCGTTCCTTGCTTGACCGAGTGGGACTGGGGGATATTTGGGTTATTGCCAGTCaatacaacattttaaaactaaaaaatatccAAGACGTAAAAAAAATGTGCAGCATTGGGAACTCTCATATGTAGCTAGTAGGAATGCAAACTGGAACAGTTCCTTTAGGGAACAGTCTGGTGACATCTTATGAAGTTCAACAAGCACCCACCTAGGACTCCGCCACCTCACCCCTAAGAACCTACCCAAAAAAAAACTAAGTCGCTCACAGAGACTCTGAGTAACTGTCAAAGGTACCCGTAACTGCAACAAATGCCTGAAATcatcagcttataaagagaaaaggtttgttttggttgGCGGCTTTGCAGGTTTGGACCGTGGTCAGCtggcctgttgctttgggcctatggcagGACAGCTCATCATGGCGGGACACGGAGGACCGAACTGCCCAGCTGTGTGGGAAATTGGAAACGCAGTCTTTCAATCTGTAATCCCACACATACAATGTCTACTTGCTTATGTGCCAAAACAGCCCCCAAGTGCAAATGACTGAAGGGCTGTTGTACAGAAAGAGTTAAAGGACCCATGTCCATCCTCGTTATGGCTTACTATGCAAAAGAGCAGGTGCAATTCTGTGTTCTGAGAGCAAACGGCAATAATGTGGATCATGAGTGTTCTCCAAAGGCCCTacaggaggaggggcctggaagGTGGTAGGTCATGGGCAAGGGCCCTCacaggggactgtgggaccctggccctcctctctctttgctttctggctgtgAGGTGAGCTGTTTGCTcttccatgtgctcctgccatgacaTGCTgccctgccacaggcccaaagcaatgaggcAATAATCATGGGCTATGACCTCTGAAAACTGAGTCAAaatcaacctttcctcctcttGGAGAGCACTCACCTCGCACATGCGAGGACCACGGTTCGAGTCCCTCCCCGGTCCGTCAGACGGAAAAtcaacctttcctctttataagttgatcatctcaggtactttgttctagtgacagaaagctgattaacacaattACCATGATATatgctaaatggagaaaaaagtttGGAATAATTATAGACCATATTATGCCACTTTGTAAACCATGACAACAGACATCTGCActgtgggtgcagctcagtggtagagcttgtaTGAGCCCTGAGTTCCGTTCCCAGctcatgaaaaggaaaagaaacacttGGAATCTACCAGAGTTGTTAACTGGAAAGGGCAAGTCTGAGGGACATAATACAAACTGTGGTTTTGTGGGACTGGAGGCAGCATAAGGTGTGGTTTTCTACTGTAGTTTAAGTATTTTGCTGTTGTCTGAACTTTTTCTAAAGAGGATatatttgccatttcttttttcagaactggggatggagcccagggccttgcacatgctaggcaatcactccactactgagctacacctcagtccttttattttgaggcaatcTCCTAGGTTGCCTaggctgcctcaaacttgcaattctcctgcctctgcctcctgcctctcctgggaTGATAGGCGAGCCTACCATGcctgatttatatttttgtaaagtaTAAATTGCAGATACTTTCAcctacttttttttggtactggggattgagcctagggacTTTAACCACagccacatcctcatccctattttgtattgtctttagagacagggtcttgctgagttgcttagggcctccctaagttgctgaggttgtttTTGagcttgtcatcctcctgcctcagcctcccagccactgggattataggagtgtgccccCACATCCGGTTACCTTCATCTATTTGATGAGTCAACTTATTTCTCTATATTAATGgaatcattattttaatgaatgcagTCCAAttggttgatttaaaaaaaagaaaaagaaaacactttatggctcatgttttcctgttctctttAAGAAAATTTTGCCCAACCCAGAATATATTCTGTATTTCCTTCCAAAACCCATATGCTGTTCCCTTTCACAGATCCCGTGTGTAGAAACCCCAAGGCCTGGCAGCACCGACAGCCGGTTCGGTCACCCTTTGGGTGCTGTCTGCTGGGTCTCCAGGTGCCCCAGAGGCCCGTCTGCTCATGCACTTTCGTGGTATATCCAACACAGGAGGAATCCCGCTCCACGCGAGTCTAGCCCACGGCGGGTCCGGAAAGCCACGGCCCAACAGAACCCGTGGCTCCAGGGAGCACCTTCTTTGAGCTTCCCGTCAGCACTCGGCAGGGCGCTGCTGCGGAGGGCATTTCCCTCCCAGCTTGGCAAGGTCAGCCGGCGCGGGTGCTGCAGGCGCGGCGGGCTCTGGGCGCGCACGGCGGACTCAGCTCGGCCGCATCCTTCCGCCGGGTCCTGCGCCGCAGCGCCCGCGGGAGCGCGGCTGCCCCATCAAGGCGGACAGCGGCGGCCCTGCGAGGAGGGGGCGGAGGCGCGCGCGTTTGCGTTCTCCAGTTACCCATTTTGGggtgaaatatttttctgtgtagCAAGATACTCTAAAGTCAGTGAACACACTATTTCTTGGTGGCAAAATGGCTCGGTACATCCGTGTGACGCGTTTACCTAGGGCCCGCTGTGTGCCCGCAGTCCCTCAGCCCCGGCTGCTTCTCTGGGGTGGCATCTTGGGCGCGGCGGGTGCCGAGCAGCTCCCCCGGCACTGCCCAGAATGCCTGGGGAGGAAAGCCACCCTGAGGCTGCAAACAGCCGCTTCCGCGAGACTTGCACCCGGCTCCTGCGGCCTCAGGGGCGGGGAGCAGCAGTGTGGCTTTGGGACTCCACACCCTGAGGCTGTGGCGGCTGCTGGGACCCCGAGGTTCAGCCCTCTTCTGGAACCCCAAGTCACGACTCCACCGCCCGCTGACAGAACATTCGGAGAGGAGCTATTTCTGACTCACGTGGGGTGAGCAGTCTCATCCACACAGCTTCTCACGGAGGGGCCGCAGCCCCCCACCGTCCAGAGCCcggaggctgggcctgggagggTCGGAGCCCACCTGGGAAGGCCTGGGCAGCACACGCAGATGGCTCTGGGGACTCACGTTCACATCGTGTCCGCGGGTGCTTCTCACAGTGGGGCTGAGGGTTCAGGATGCAGTTCTGGGGGCGACTGGACGGTGGTCTTCAAGCTCTGGTTGTCTGCCTCACTACCTACGTCATGGCCCTGTGCCCAGGACGGGCTGGCATCCCCAAAAGTGTGCAGCCACCCAGGTGCAGGGCAGCACTGCCACTGCTGTTGGGGACACCAGAGCGCGTGCTCTGCCCTAGGGCTCGCCATGGCCGCGGACAGCGCAACGTCCAGGGTACCCTGCTGGCGCTGCCTGCCCACACAGCACGTGGCCTCCATCAGGCGCACCTTCTAACTTCTCGGAGGGGGCACTGGGGACTGATCCGAGCCACCCCGGCCCTTTCCACTTGTCAGGACAGGGCCCCACTCAGTTGTGGACGGCCGGCACGCACACATCTTGTAATTTCTCCAGTCATCCGTGGAAACTGAGGGAGTCAGCAGCTGAACCCTGAGCCCCACCCCTGCACACGGGCGGGGGTCCATGGGGAGATGGCCGCTCTCCCACGGGGCAGGGCTCCACCTGGAGCTGTGGTTCCCTGGCTCGGTGACCTGTCCTTGCCAGGCAATTGGAGACAGGAACTCAGAATTCAGAGTCTAGGTGCCACTGATATCCCAGCGACCCCCGTGCAGCTCCTAGCCACACCTGTCACTCAGGGAGGCCTGCTCTGCCCCCAGCTGGGCAGGTGGCCATCCTGTGcaccagggaggggagggaaccACATCACAGGAAGGCGGTGGCTCAAGCCATATCTGCTGCCCAGATACCTGTGACCTTGACACAGGAAGCAGTCGTGTGGGGCTCCATGCAATTCTGGGGCACCGGGTGGGCCAGGTGATGGTCTGGAGGGCTGGGGGTACTCAGATCAACAAAGCCCAAGTCACGATGTCTATTTATTCTCCACACGGCGTGCTCATCAGCACGTCCTGCTCGGGGCTGCGGGAGGCCGCGGCCCTTCTTCCTACTGGCTACCTACAACACACGCACTGCCTCTACCTGGCACGTGGCCCCAGCACCCCCAGGGTGCTCCAAAGCTCCACGGCAAGACCGCGCAGTCCCATGGAGCCGAGCCTGCCTCCCCTGTAGCTGGGCAGGGTCTCGGGGACACCCGCGGTGGCTGTGCTTCCCAGGAGTCACTCTAGCCACTGCTTCTGGGCCAAGGAGGTGGTGCTGAGGACCCCAGAGGGCGCAGGGGCAGTGGGAGGGGACACAGACAGGTCAGGATGTCCTGGTCAACCTCTATGCAGGACTGACAGCACAGCCCAGCTGGACAGGAGCTTGTGACTATCTGCCATGGGACTGGAAGAGGGTGCGCGAGGGGGAAGAGACATGCCTGTCCATGCGCCCAGCAGAGAAGTCACAGAGCTGGGTCCTGCACAGGACATGCTGGCCAACAGGGTGCAGGACCTAGGAGCTGCCCGTTAGGCTGGTGGCTGGAGTTCCTCCCTGGAACACACTTCTGCGGCTGCTGGGGCGCGGGTGCCGGGGGGCTGGCAGTGAGTTCTTTCTAGCACAGCGCAGCCCGGGCAGCTGGAGGGTGACCCCGCAGCCCTTGCAGACGGGGGACAGGGTAACGCTGTGGAGGGTTCCCAAGGCCACAGGTGGCGCTTCTGCAGAGCGGCCCAGGCGCAGCCATGGGGCTGGGAGTAGGGGCTTCGGCTCTCCAGGGCTGGAGGAGCGAGCGGGGGAGGGGGGGCGGACAAAGGCGCTCAACGTGCAGGTCCAACTTcagtttttttcctctcttgGGCAGCCCACAGAAGAAAGTGGCCAACCACGCGGAGGCTGCAGCTGGCCGGCAGAACAGGACAGCGCTGGGACAGCTGGAGGAAGACAGACCAGACCCAGGTGGTCAGCCCATAGCAGGAGGCCGGGCCTCGCGTGCAGAGCTCTGGCAGGGCACTCAGGCCTGACACCGGGTGGTGCAGCTGGGGCTCGGGAGTCCAGCCTCCACCATGTTCTTGGAAAGAAGAGCTCGTTACGAAGGAAGCTGCCTGCAGCTCTGTGGCGGAACGTGAGCTCAGCCCGAGCAAGGcgccaaaaagaaaaggaaggacaggCAGTGCCTGGAAGTGGCCAGGACCTTGCAGGGGGCGCTCGGGTGGGCAGCTTCAGGTTTCTGGTCTGGCCTTTCTAAGTAGTCTGGTCAGAAAGTCAAAGCTTGTCGATATCAAAGGGGAGAGGTGGCTCAGGGAGGCAGGGGGCCTCTCCTGCGGAGGCCGGGAGCCCCTGCCCACCAGACAGGCGAGGCTGGTGTGGGTCCTTGGGCCGCTGACCAAGCCAGCCAGGGTGGCCGGGTCCGGCTGGGACAATGGCCCACTTACAAGAGCCAAAACCACCTGCTCTCAGGAGTAACCAGGCTCCCTGATGCAGACCTGGGTCTGTCCAGGCACCCGAGCGGCTTGGGCCAACGCTGGACAGGGTCCCGGCGGCCAGGGAAGCCTCACCTGGCCGGTCACTCCTGCTGGTCGTCGTTGCTGGCACTGGGGGTCCGGCTGCGCATCTGGCTCCTGAGCTGCTCGATCAGCTCTGGGTTCTGCTGCTGCATCTGCTGTGCAAACTGCTGGCCCCTGCGTGGGACAGGGTGGCTTGGCGGGGGCTGGACGCTCGCCGCCCAGCTGCCCACTTCTGCCCAGACCTGACCCCTGGAGTGTCCAGGGACGTGCTCTGTGTGCCTGCACCCGTGTCCCCAGGGGCTGTGGCACTCACGCCTGGATGAGGCTGGCCAGGTCGTTCTGCGAGGGGCTGGTGCCGGGAGTGCCCAAGGGGTTGTGGCCACCCGAGATCATCCCGGACATGCTGTGGGAGAGAAATGTGACTCTGAGCCCAGGAGTGGCCCTTTGCATGTGGCCTGAGAGGTCACTCCTTCTCAGGTAGACTCAGTCACCTGGCCGACCCCCAGGTCCCCAGCCGGGCCTCCCCAGGACAGCCCCGTTCTGGCCTAAAGACAGTGGTCTCAGCAAGGTGGCTGCCCAGGAGACGCTGTGGTGGCGGTGGCCAGCTCAGGGTGTCCTGGCTCGGAGAGGTGGAGGCAGCCACGCCACTCACATGCTGCTGGGCCACAGAGCCACCCGAGAACCGCTGGCCCCGCCTGTGGACAGCGCCGTGGCTGGGCAAGTGCTGAGCTTCGACGGGGAAGGAAAGTGGCTGGCAGTGTGTGGCGGGCCGGGCGCCTCAGTTGCACCCAGGACGGGGACAGCACCAGGCGCTCCTGGGCTCAGAGCAgagcccaggtgcctgtcaacagaggGACGGGCACAGCCTGGCCACGCACACCCAGAGCATCCTTGGCCAGGCCAGGAGCGAGGACACAGCGGGTGCCAGTGAGACCAGACACGCAAGGACACAGTGTGTGACCCAgggacaggaggggacaggagggccAGGACCCCAGTCCAGAGATGACACCTGCTTACGGGTAAGGCCTGGGAGTGGAGGGGATGGCTGTGGGGAAGGGGTGTCACGGGACTTTGGGAATCCGAGTGGGGGTCTGGCCCGTGACACTAGGAATGCACTTAATGCCAATGGTCTGTTAGGTTTTAACTAAGAAGATGGAGATTTTTTTGTggcagggatggaacccagggcactaagccactgagccacatccccacccctttttagaTTCTGATACaaggccttgctcagttgctgaggttgaccttgaccTTCCGACCCtctcgcctcagcctccccagcactgggatgacaggtgtggccGCTGCAGCTTGTGTGTTCAATGATTAAAATCCCTGTGTCAGGTACACGTTGCCACAACAGAAGCCCCAGCACCAGGCGACGCAAATGGCTGTCACTTACAGCTGCTGAACTTGAGGGTTGTTTATGAGGTTCGACGCCTGCAGGAAAAGAGATTCGTCAGGCAGAGCGAGCCTGCAGCCATCCTCGCCAGCTCAAGGGCTCAGCACCAGCCAGGGGCACTCGCCACCCGACACGCTGCCTGCCCAGAGTTCCCGTCTTCCCGACTTGGTTCTCTGGGCAGGCATGGCGACTGCCACCCCAGGGGCACACCCTGCGACCCACATCTCGCAGCCCCCGCCCCCTCTGGGACCCTCTGAGACCCACAGCCCCTGCTGCTGTCCCCTGGCAGCGGGAGCCCCGCACAGCTGCCCTGCTCTCCTGTGAGCCGCTGTCTGTCCGAAGCTGGGCTGGTGCTTGGCTCTGTCCACAGGGCAGTGCTGGCTCCTGTGCCTGGAGTGAGTCCTCTAGGACTGTCTGGACGGCACTGGTGGGAAACCTTCCCAGGGCAACTCAGAGGGGCACTTCTCCTTTGTGCAGGGCTGGAGGGCAGGTGCCCTCTGCCTTCTCAGGGTGCTGGGGTGGGCAGGGCCGCGTGGCCACGAGGCTGACCTACAGAACCTGCTGGCAGGCCTCGACCTGCCACACCAAGGTCGGGACTGACCACTGCTCACTGTGGGCAGTGCCTTCAGAAGGGCGGGCACCAGCTCTGCAGCCCTCCGTTGAAGGAGAGGCACTGGGCGGTGGTCCACCAGCAGCCACCTCTGTGCTTCCCCCCCAGCTGCTGCTGGCCCTGGTGAGGATGTCCCTCTGTTGCCAGGACACTTGACCACCAAGCCACGTCCCTAGCCCTTTACACCTTTGGAGACAGTCCCGCCAAGCTGCCTGGGGCCTGGCACCTATGCTCCCCCAGCCCCCGAGACGCAGGCAGGCACCACGGCACCCAGTGGCTTTCCCTAACGTTCAGCCAGTCACTGCGGCCCCACGGCTGCAGGGTGGGTGGGCACCCAGGGAGCGTCCGTGCACATGGGGAGGGCTCTGCACAGTCCTGGCTCACAGGGCTGCCGCCATGGGCTGATGTCCCTTCCACAATAGATGCTGGCGTTGGAAGGTGGCACCTGAGACCCTGCATTATCTCCTATGGACCCCGGAGATGGACATGGCCATATCCTTCCACTGCAGTCTCTACCACACTGGGGAGCTGGGATAACCTCCTGGACTCCACAGCAGGACGATCTGGGGGCGGGTGGCGAGCCCTGGCCCACGTGAGCCCATGCAGATGTGAGCCTGGCCCTGAGTGGACACTGTGGGCGGGGAGGCGGGGGCCATTACCATGCTCATGAAGCTGGGGTTGTTCAGCAGGCCAGCAAAGTCGAAACTGCCCACACCTCCTGTCTGGAGACAGGAAAGCACCGGTGAGTGGCACCTGGACCCAGGACCATGGCTGCACATCCTAGGACCAGAGGGGTGATGGCCCTGCAGGGCTTAGACAGTTCGTCAGCCCGAGGGCCAAGGGGAGCCCTGCCTGCCGGGGCACAGACCACGACCAGCACTCTGGGAAAAGTGTGCCAGTGGCCAGGCCGGTGACTCCCCGCGTTCTAGCACCCTGGCCTGGCTGCCCCTGCGGCGAGGCGCCCTGGGCTGATGTAGCCGGCAGGGCCCCGCCCTGGGTGCACACCCGCCTGAACGAGGAGAAGCAGCCAGCCAAGCCTCCACCCACAGGAGCACACGGGCCCTGGCGGAGACCCAGGCGGTCCCACCCAGCACGCCGATTCCGGGGCTTGTGAGTACGAATTTTCCTCACAAGTTTTTCCACGCCTGTGTCGCACACACGAAGGCAAGAAGCCCTGGTACCCGTGCAACACTCAGCGTCAGCCCGGCCTCAGCCGCTGCGCTGCACgcctgcctggccctggccctggcccaccCGCAGCTTCCGGGCTCACAGGACTTGGTGCCTCCCGCAGCTTCAGCTCTGCTATCTTGAGGTTGGACTTGTAGGTGTCGTTGTCCGGGTCCAGCTCCAGGGCCTTCTTGTAGTAGGCCACAGCCTCCGCGTGCTTGCTCAAGCTGGAAAGCgccaggctggggcagggaaGAGCCAGGGTGAGGGGCCCGGGCAGACCCAGCGGCCCGCAGGCTGGAAGTGCTGCCCTGCCGTCCCGAGTGGACACACACGCCTGGAGGGCTCAGGCGTGTGTGCCTAGGAGGACACATTAGAGGAGCCCAGGCTCACGAGAATGGGCCCGTGGGGCCACACAAGGCGCTTCTCCACCCAAGCGTGGGGAGAGGACGGATGGGGTGGGTGGAGACAGGAACTGGACTCAGCCTTGGGCACGCTGCGGGCTCATAGCTGCTGAGACCCTTGGGATACCCTGAGTGACAGTGCCAGAGCACACTGGAGTCTGCTACTGTGGGGGCTCAGGGGAGACTCCCGGGCAGCCTTGGCAGGGGCAGGTCACCACAGCAGTCCCCCAGAGGGCAGGAACTTGGTGCCCCACCTATGGGGACGGGCTCCTGTGCTTGGCCCGAGCCCCACCCAGATGCTCAGCATCTGGCTGCTCACCTGTGCGCGTCCACTGTGACAGCCACAGAGCCAGTCAAGCGCTCCCAGGCCCTGCAGGCTACCCCGCCACCTCTGACCCCAGACCCGCGGGCAGGGCTCTGGGAAGCTCCAAACTCCCAGCCGGCCGGTCAGAGTGGACAGACCCGGGGATGCATGGCCGTGCCTGAAGCGGAGCTGGTGCTAGGGAGCAAGAGGATGGCGCGTGCCAGATGGGGACGCAGTGGACCTGTGCCCACTCACCCCATGCGGCCATAGGCTTTGCTGTAGGCTGGGTCTATGCAGATGGCCCTCTCGCAGTCCTGCACGGCCCCCGCGTAGTTCCCCAGTTTGCTGTAGGCTGCGGCTCTGAGGAGACAAAGGCAGCTGGCTCCGCAGCAGCCCGGGCCCGGGGGCCGGCAAGGCCAGCCAGCAGGCGCTCTCAGGGCTGCTGCAAGtcttgctgagggtgaggacatcTGGGTACTGGCCGGTCGGGTGCAGGGACAGGGCTCAGCCTGGCACTGACCGTGGCAGATGGGGGCCTCAGCACTGGACCCTGCCTTCCAGGTCCCCCACTCATGGGGCACAAAAGGCCGTGCGCCCACGAGCATGCTAGAGGACACAGCAGAGCAACCCTGAAGCCATGCTACTCAGTGAGGTTCTGGTGTGGCCACGTCCCAgtcctgcctcaatttcctcctctgtCAGATGGGGCAAGAGAACCCATTCCTCACCAGGTCAGCAGGAGGGCCAGAGGTGGCCACACCAGGGCCTTGCCAGAAGACAGCTCCTGCTCGGCTGGCTCAGCAGCCGGTTTGGCTGGACAAAGCCTGTTTTGGTTCTGTCTCTTTCCTTCCATTCAAGAGAGCAGAGTTGGCCCTGCATCAAGTGGGGCCGCTGCCACCCGAGAGCAGGCCTGAAGCCAAGGCTGCACACTCCGCCTCTGTGCTGAAGCCCACCTGACAGAGCAGGTGCTTCGGAGGACGGCCAATGACAAGCGCGAGCCCCACCCTCACCTGGACAAGGCCAGACAAGTACGAAAACTCTCTGATCTCGGTTTTTGGTGCACCCTCACCTGTGCCCAGGGAGAAAGCCCAGAGCTGCCTGGCCACCCTTGCAGACTAGTGCATCCTGCTGCAAACTCGGGGCAGAGGCCCCTCAAGACCCCCTGGACCTCTGGCCACAGCTCAATCCTGTGTCACTCCCTCCCTGGTTTCTCATGGTGCTATGGGGGAATCCCagggttttattttgagacagggtcttgacaagtcagaggctggccttgaacttgccatcctcctgcctcagcctgggcaGGGCTCATCTTTGAAAGAGAGGGAGGCACTAAGGGAAATTGCTGAGGAGCAGAGCTAGGCAGCCGGGGGTGGCTGGGACCTCGGTACAGATCCAGCGCCCTTCCCATGAGGTTGGCGACCCGGGATGCTTCCATGTCCAGTTCCATCAGAATCTGGAACATCTGCCTGCATGCAGCGAGGCACCTTGGGGAGGGACCAAGTCCAAGGAGGACACACATTCACATTTCAACGCAGTCTCAACAGCTGTACTCCCTTATGAGCCTGCGTCTGACTGTGACCCCTCCCGTGAGGTCAGGTCTGGACCCTTCCCCTTGTGCTGTCACTGTGGGCCCAAAGGCCCGAGATCTTGGAGCATTTCAGGACTCGAGTGCTCTACTTGTCCTATATCCGCAATTTTTCTGAAAACCTAGaattaatccaaaataaaaagttaaaagaacaaaacccAAAAGAGCAGCCACGTCCATGGCTGGGGGCTCACAGCTCGGTGCTGGACTGTGCCACCTCCACTCCTGCCCCAGCCACAATGGCGCGCCAGGAGACTGCCCCTGCCCTGCGAGGCTCTGCCAGGTCAGTCGCTCCCTTCCAAGAGCAGAGGCCAGGGTCTGGGTGGCTGGGGCAGAGCACTCGCTGGCACACACCAGAGCCAGGTCCATCACCCGCCCAGACCAGACCTGAGCGGAGGCCAAACGCCATCAGTGAGCCCATGGCAAACACGTGAGTGAGACTCTCCAAAGTCCAGCCTCCTCTCTTGGTGTGGTGTGGACAGTCATGCCCCCCAACTAGAGCATCGCCATCGACAACCCTGAGGCCCCTGCTGGCCACCTGATACTCGCTGCTCCCAGAGCCGCAGGCGGGCAAGCCCCAGCTACTGTGCCCACGTCTCCCTGGCCCAGGCGCTCTCTGGGCCTCCTTGCCATCCCGGCCCCCTGGTACCTGTTGCAGAAGTAGACAGCGTTGGCGGGGTTGAGCTCAATGGCCTTTCCATAGAGACGCACGGCGGCTTCGAAGTTCTCCACCTTCATCTGCTCGTTTcctggagagagaggcgtgtgcCCAGCGTGTTCACTAGAGCTGGGGCGTGGCTGTGACTGCTGGCTCTCCTGTGACACAGCGCAGCTCAGGACACACTCTCCAGGCACAAGCTTCAGTCTCTGACCTGTGAGCAGCAGGAGGGCCAGGACAGCGAGCACAGCCGTCCTTTGGGGTCCTCAGGGGATGGGATCTAGGCCCCCAGGACACCTCCGTAGGTGCTCGGGCGCTTGCATGAGACTCCACGTCATCCCCAGGAGACTCAAGGAGCACCTGGGTGAAAGCGGCTACCTGGTCTTGATCCAG from Sciurus carolinensis chromosome 17, mSciCar1.2, whole genome shotgun sequence encodes the following:
- the Sgta gene encoding small glutamine-rich tetratricopeptide repeat-containing protein alpha isoform X2; translated protein: MDNKKRLAYAIIRFLHDQLRHGGLSSDAQESLEVAIQCLETAFGVTVEDSSLALPQTLPEIFEAAAAGKEMPQDLRSPERTPPSEEDSAEAERLKTEGNEQMKVENFEAAVRLYGKAIELNPANAVYFCNRAAAYSKLGNYAGAVQDCERAICIDPAYSKAYGRMGLALSSLSKHAEAVAYYKKALELDPDNDTYKSNLKIAELKLREAPSPTGGVGSFDFAGLLNNPSFMSMASNLINNPQVQQLMSGMISGGHNPLGTPGTSPSQNDLASLIQAGQQFAQQMQQQNPELIEQLRSQMRSRTPSASNDDQQE
- the Sgta gene encoding small glutamine-rich tetratricopeptide repeat-containing protein alpha isoform X1; amino-acid sequence: MLGLQTLKTPGISFRPKMDNKKRLAYAIIRFLHDQLRHGGLSSDAQESLEVAIQCLETAFGVTVEDSSLALPQTLPEIFEAAAAGKEMPQDLRSPERTPPSEEDSAEAERLKTEGNEQMKVENFEAAVRLYGKAIELNPANAVYFCNRAAAYSKLGNYAGAVQDCERAICIDPAYSKAYGRMGLALSSLSKHAEAVAYYKKALELDPDNDTYKSNLKIAELKLREAPSPTGGVGSFDFAGLLNNPSFMSMASNLINNPQVQQLMSGMISGGHNPLGTPGTSPSQNDLASLIQAGQQFAQQMQQQNPELIEQLRSQMRSRTPSASNDDQQE